One genomic region from Candidatus Nitrosopumilus koreensis AR1 encodes:
- a CDS encoding FTR1 family iron permease, which produces MPKTNVYAQNYSESDTSALIVSELVSQTLELTKENLNAGHIEDAKLLSKITAESFPSHLQNLRQNNSEISDEIHIMLLDIHNGIGSIDNQQIISEIEVVEKLLPQYSINNPNYGKAIAYLLTIVDEQYQIAIIEENQTLHDLSSKLVNRSYELFSNTNYDARLQLEINSFFVELKDKINNKEDFLSVGTLITAINRDFAGHESVAYDKQKLYENIRSLYGELLVATDAGDYKKAEDLGVEAYLENFEYLEPDIEKVDSQLLYDLELDMREELRDMIRNEQDPRVIRVFIEESILPDLSAAEAKVQELGTAGLANITLEKELKEMGDATDDQKSGVRSEIDFIRDTLQEMLVQYKNEDYQSAYTSARTAYLESYEYVEIPLRAIDPDFTLEVEFQFAQLRNLIKEQADFDQVQEVAIAIKRSMDESERLVSGTGTLAPAIAFSSSFAIIFREGLESVLILGAILTYLEASRNNRFKKHVYWGIVAAIGATGITWFIASFVIGISGANRELIEAIAALSATGMLFYVSFWVLNKIEHKKWMEFVKAKVWQATTTGSVMVFVLLSFFTVYREGFETVLFYQAMSGFAKYMEAYVGLGFLAGMGALFLIYYVMRKLGRKLPLRALFGLTMGVGAYMSIAFLGNAVRELQVLEIVPYTGMIGVIPRLDINLATMTGIYPTLETVVAQIVLLGIYLLASAYVLVVRPGKEKRLASMRKSHGAEVNV; this is translated from the coding sequence GTGCCAAAAACCAATGTTTATGCACAAAACTATTCTGAATCAGACACTTCGGCGTTGATTGTATCTGAATTGGTCTCTCAAACATTGGAATTAACCAAAGAGAATTTGAATGCTGGACATATTGAAGATGCCAAACTGCTTTCAAAAATTACTGCTGAAAGTTTTCCATCTCATTTACAAAATTTAAGACAAAATAATTCTGAAATTTCAGATGAGATTCACATTATGTTGTTGGATATTCATAATGGAATAGGTTCAATTGATAACCAACAAATTATCTCTGAAATTGAAGTAGTTGAAAAATTACTTCCTCAATACTCAATTAATAATCCAAATTATGGTAAAGCTATTGCATATCTGTTAACAATTGTCGATGAACAATATCAAATTGCAATAATTGAAGAAAACCAGACTTTGCATGATTTATCTTCAAAATTGGTAAATCGCTCTTATGAATTATTTTCAAATACAAACTATGATGCAAGATTACAATTAGAGATTAATTCGTTTTTTGTTGAACTTAAAGATAAAATTAACAACAAAGAAGACTTTCTCTCAGTTGGCACATTGATTACTGCAATTAATCGAGATTTTGCAGGTCATGAATCCGTAGCATATGATAAACAAAAACTCTATGAAAACATACGAAGTTTGTATGGCGAATTACTTGTCGCAACTGATGCTGGAGATTATAAAAAAGCTGAAGACTTAGGTGTTGAAGCATATCTTGAAAATTTTGAATATTTAGAACCTGATATTGAGAAAGTTGACTCGCAATTATTGTATGATTTAGAATTAGATATGCGAGAAGAATTAAGAGATATGATTAGAAATGAACAAGACCCTCGAGTAATTAGAGTATTCATTGAAGAATCTATTTTGCCTGATCTTAGTGCAGCTGAGGCAAAGGTTCAAGAATTAGGAACTGCAGGACTGGCAAACATTACTCTTGAAAAAGAACTTAAAGAAATGGGTGATGCCACTGACGACCAAAAATCAGGCGTAAGAAGCGAGATTGACTTTATTCGAGACACTCTTCAAGAAATGCTGGTTCAATACAAAAACGAAGATTATCAATCAGCTTACACTTCTGCAAGGACTGCATATCTCGAAAGTTATGAATATGTGGAAATTCCTTTACGTGCAATTGATCCTGATTTTACTTTAGAGGTTGAATTCCAATTTGCACAATTACGAAATCTGATCAAAGAACAAGCTGATTTTGATCAAGTCCAAGAAGTTGCAATTGCTATCAAACGTAGTATGGATGAATCTGAAAGATTAGTTAGTGGTACTGGAACTTTGGCACCTGCAATTGCATTTTCATCATCCTTTGCAATCATCTTCCGTGAAGGATTGGAATCCGTTTTGATTCTGGGTGCAATATTGACATATCTGGAAGCGTCACGAAACAATCGATTCAAAAAACATGTTTACTGGGGTATTGTTGCAGCAATCGGTGCTACAGGCATAACGTGGTTTATTGCATCCTTTGTAATCGGAATCTCTGGTGCAAATAGAGAGCTAATTGAAGCAATTGCAGCATTATCAGCTACTGGAATGTTATTTTATGTGAGTTTCTGGGTTTTGAATAAAATTGAACATAAAAAATGGATGGAGTTTGTTAAAGCAAAAGTCTGGCAAGCAACAACGACAGGAAGTGTGATGGTTTTTGTTTTGTTGTCATTCTTTACCGTATATCGAGAAGGATTTGAAACTGTTCTATTTTATCAGGCAATGTCTGGCTTTGCAAAATATATGGAAGCATATGTTGGTCTAGGATTTCTTGCAGGCATGGGTGCATTGTTTTTGATTTATTACGTTATGAGAAAATTGGGAAGAAAACTACCTTTACGTGCATTATTTGGATTGACCATGGGTGTTGGTGCATACATGTCAATAGCATTCTTAGGAAATGCTGTCCGGGAACTCCAAGTGCTGGAAATTGTCCCTTACACTGGTATGATAGGTGTTATTCCTAGATTGGATATTAATTTAGCAACTATGACTGGAATATATCCGACCCTTGAAACAGTTGTAGCCCAGATAGTCTTACTGGGAATTTATTTATTAGCTTCAGCTTATGTTTTGGTAGTGAGACCTGGTAAAGAAAAGCGTTTAGCATCTATGCGAAAGTCCCACGGAGCCGAAGTTAATGTCTGA
- a CDS encoding PEFG-CTERM sorting domain-containing protein, producing the protein MKNQKSVMFALLVISLVAYLPIAFSATLGDEWNFIKSSLSDGEKASTVSDSLSHVNDARATYENSFKDAAIELDSESNLIIETAFDEIVSNHNSGDTEMASLNKQAIDKTIYKIAYLKVAQALDAKDSKSFSSWFTVLESKFSLSEKYPDLHHMAEEISSDPNEIDEYYDSLKSGLLDIFKLKTLEEPEEAIFALDEGDVKNAQKFAYEGYYYYRTLHPAIEEKLGAEKAAELLHEMDEIKEITMSNKSSEMMKEEIEHVLDEITLIIREYEGSDSSEIGLVLSGIKDRLNLVEIEYLDAVTNGQIVNQEEYDETVAFLTKASEIFDDNQDALMELSPSDAQTLGSNLIEMEQIISSKDSTSKISILVGKSLNNIANLESFAGGAVETDIFEYFDEIEYLLNEAKVNYRNGNAQLAFDQVSTAYLDNYEFVEGPLGEVDMELMSKIEIDMREDLRNMIKNNASPDEVDAQIDIILMDLASAKKVVPEFGTIAVMILVVSIISIVAITSKSRLSLRI; encoded by the coding sequence GTGAAAAATCAAAAATCTGTAATGTTTGCTTTATTAGTAATTTCACTTGTTGCATATTTACCAATTGCATTTTCTGCAACATTAGGAGATGAATGGAATTTTATCAAAAGTTCTCTCTCTGATGGCGAAAAGGCATCAACGGTTTCAGATTCTCTTTCACATGTAAATGATGCAAGAGCAACGTATGAAAATAGTTTCAAAGATGCAGCAATTGAATTAGATTCCGAAAGTAATTTGATAATTGAAACTGCTTTTGATGAGATTGTTTCTAATCATAATTCTGGTGACACTGAAATGGCATCTCTAAATAAACAGGCTATTGATAAAACAATTTACAAAATTGCATATCTTAAAGTTGCGCAAGCATTAGATGCAAAAGACTCCAAATCATTTTCTTCTTGGTTTACTGTTTTAGAATCTAAATTTAGCCTATCTGAAAAATATCCAGACTTACATCATATGGCTGAAGAAATTTCAAGTGATCCTAATGAAATTGATGAATATTATGATTCTCTAAAATCGGGATTATTGGATATCTTTAAACTTAAAACCTTGGAAGAGCCTGAAGAAGCTATTTTTGCATTAGATGAAGGAGATGTTAAAAATGCACAAAAGTTTGCATATGAGGGATATTATTACTATAGAACACTGCATCCTGCAATTGAAGAAAAATTAGGTGCTGAAAAAGCAGCAGAACTTTTGCATGAGATGGATGAAATCAAAGAAATCACAATGTCAAACAAATCTTCAGAGATGATGAAAGAAGAAATTGAACATGTACTTGACGAAATCACTTTAATTATTAGAGAATATGAAGGAAGTGATTCTTCTGAAATAGGTTTGGTGTTATCTGGAATTAAAGATAGACTTAATCTTGTAGAAATTGAATACCTTGATGCAGTAACAAATGGCCAAATAGTTAATCAAGAAGAATATGATGAAACTGTTGCGTTTTTAACAAAAGCATCTGAAATCTTTGATGATAACCAAGATGCATTAATGGAATTGTCTCCATCTGATGCTCAAACATTGGGTTCTAATCTTATTGAAATGGAACAAATAATTTCATCAAAAGACAGTACGTCCAAAATTAGTATTCTTGTAGGAAAAAGTCTCAACAATATAGCAAATCTTGAAAGTTTTGCTGGCGGTGCAGTTGAAACTGATATTTTTGAATATTTTGATGAAATTGAATACTTGCTCAATGAAGCAAAAGTTAATTATAGAAACGGAAATGCTCAATTGGCATTTGATCAAGTGAGTACTGCATACTTGGATAATTATGAATTTGTTGAAGGTCCTCTAGGAGAAGTCGATATGGAATTAATGTCAAAAATTGAAATTGATATGAGAGAAGATCTAAGAAACATGATCAAAAATAATGCTTCTCCTGATGAAGTAGATGCACAAATTGATATAATTCTCATGGATTTGGCTTCTGCCAAAAAAGTTGTTCCTGAATTTGGAACAATTGCAGTTATGATTTTAGTTGTCTCAATCATTAGTATTGTAGCAATTACATCAAAATCAAGATTAAGTTTAAGGATTTAA
- a CDS encoding transcriptional regulator has translation MSKPNIIQLSEFDITQKIIESLSNVCTRAVLFSVKNESKDATQIADELKLSLSTVYKTLSNLEVLALAEVDKYIISREGKKIKLYRSRIGKVEITLDNLEPSLNLYPNTDNPKSSL, from the coding sequence ATGTCAAAACCAAACATAATTCAATTATCAGAATTTGATATTACTCAAAAAATTATTGAATCATTAAGCAATGTTTGTACTCGGGCTGTTTTGTTTTCTGTGAAAAATGAATCAAAAGATGCAACCCAAATTGCAGATGAATTGAAACTTTCTCTTTCAACAGTTTACAAGACTCTCTCTAATCTCGAGGTTCTTGCATTAGCTGAAGTAGATAAATACATAATTTCACGAGAAGGAAAAAAAATCAAACTATATCGTAGTAGAATAGGTAAAGTTGAGATTACATTAGATAACCTTGAACCCAGTTTGAACTTGTATCCTAATACAGATAATCCAAAATCTTCATTATAA
- a CDS encoding ArsR/SmtB family transcription factor yields MSRKLTLPQLKKYDITQKVIEALADSESRAILFSIIKKGNTAAELSDKLKIPLSSVYKKLSDLEELTLIEVEKWMLSDKGRKYKVYRSRISKADISIKKPEPVLVLLPNK; encoded by the coding sequence ATGTCCAGAAAATTAACCTTGCCACAACTAAAAAAATATGACATTACTCAAAAAGTAATTGAGGCACTAGCTGATTCAGAATCTCGCGCAATCTTATTCTCAATCATAAAAAAAGGAAATACTGCGGCTGAACTTTCTGACAAACTCAAAATTCCACTTAGTTCTGTATACAAAAAATTATCTGATCTTGAAGAACTTACCTTAATTGAAGTTGAAAAATGGATGTTGTCGGACAAAGGTAGAAAATACAAAGTGTACCGAAGCAGAATTAGCAAGGCGGATATATCTATAAAAAAACCAGAACCTGTTCTTGTATTGTTGCCAAACAAGTGA
- a CDS encoding CbtA family protein produces MKTSLFIIIVLISGAFAGLIHGTVNFAIVEPYLDQAIGIENQNLFASGEEEDTPEFWVEYEGYRAWQKGGQILAGVILGVSVGSLFGIVFALSRNSLPGNNDLKKSLVLAGIMWLTLYLIPFLKYPANPPTVGDGETVVLRAILYLSFIAISGFGAVGFYQLSKKLQNNKKILALFGYGIFITGVFFAMPENPDEITAPMTLVNEFRIMSVLGVTSFWVSIGVILGLFWNRFSTKKETTQYYS; encoded by the coding sequence ATGAAAACATCTCTTTTTATCATAATTGTTTTAATCTCGGGTGCCTTTGCAGGTCTTATTCATGGGACAGTTAATTTTGCAATTGTAGAACCCTATCTTGATCAAGCAATTGGAATTGAAAACCAGAATCTCTTTGCTTCTGGTGAAGAAGAAGACACGCCTGAATTTTGGGTAGAATATGAGGGATATCGAGCATGGCAAAAAGGTGGCCAGATTCTTGCAGGAGTAATTCTTGGTGTCTCTGTTGGCTCTTTGTTTGGAATAGTCTTTGCACTATCTAGAAATTCTTTGCCTGGAAATAACGATCTCAAAAAATCACTTGTGTTGGCAGGAATTATGTGGTTGACTCTTTACTTGATACCTTTCTTAAAATACCCTGCAAATCCTCCAACTGTTGGAGATGGAGAAACTGTTGTATTGCGAGCAATCCTGTATTTGTCATTTATTGCAATTTCTGGATTTGGAGCAGTAGGATTTTATCAATTATCAAAGAAATTACAAAATAATAAAAAAATCCTTGCTTTATTCGGTTATGGTATTTTTATCACTGGTGTGTTCTTTGCAATGCCAGAAAACCCTGATGAAATTACAGCCCCCATGACATTAGTTAACGAGTTTCGAATCATGTCTGTTCTTGGAGTTACATCATTTTGGGTATCCATTGGTGTAATACTTGGTTTGTTTTGGAACCGTTTTTCTACTAAAAAAGAAACCACTCAATATTATAGCTAA
- a CDS encoding CbtB domain-containing protein, which yields MSETRQINVSKTKVPKLAIIALSIIFAAGLFVVGFDQGHIFSLVYGEQAFTDLYIHELTHDMRHAAGFPCH from the coding sequence ATGTCTGAGACAAGACAAATTAATGTGTCAAAAACAAAAGTGCCTAAACTTGCAATAATTGCATTGAGTATAATCTTTGCAGCAGGATTGTTTGTTGTTGGATTTGATCAAGGACACATCTTTAGTCTAGTTTATGGTGAACAAGCATTTACTGATCTTTACATCCATGAACTTACTCATGATATGAGACATGCTGCAGGATTTCCCTGTCATTAG
- a CDS encoding response regulator, with protein sequence MNSIERKLNNIDYNQQISKIIESKLIEIYGVNGYRSILKTIIENSKISEKEIVSDFELFSRLIQKVFGQMGIKKMLDPIEHEIKNLNITKKQEKRLLIADDESSILKLYQVWLEHEHNYVVTVENGRKCVEIFKTESIVHSKDYFDAVILDLKMPNMSGIDVAKEILRINPSQRIIFASGNIEKPIRQSIANLGKLVEVIEKPFSVKELEIMIKQKTILEKSKNDECDQRIIKDNKTEESLILK encoded by the coding sequence GTGAATAGCATAGAAAGGAAATTAAACAATATTGATTATAATCAACAAATTTCCAAAATCATTGAAAGCAAGTTAATCGAGATATACGGAGTGAATGGATACAGATCAATTTTAAAAACTATTATAGAAAATTCAAAAATATCAGAAAAAGAAATTGTTTCAGATTTTGAGTTATTCTCAAGGTTAATTCAAAAAGTATTTGGGCAAATGGGGATTAAAAAAATGCTTGACCCAATTGAACATGAAATAAAGAATTTGAATATAACAAAGAAGCAAGAAAAAAGATTGTTAATTGCAGATGATGAATCAAGTATTTTGAAATTATATCAAGTGTGGTTAGAGCATGAACACAATTATGTTGTTACAGTAGAAAATGGAAGAAAATGCGTAGAGATATTTAAAACTGAAAGCATAGTTCATTCAAAAGATTATTTTGATGCAGTTATACTTGATCTAAAAATGCCAAACATGTCAGGTATTGATGTTGCAAAAGAAATTCTAAGAATTAATCCCTCACAAAGAATAATTTTTGCATCAGGAAATATTGAAAAGCCAATTAGACAATCAATAGCAAATCTTGGCAAGTTGGTAGAAGTGATTGAAAAGCCATTTTCAGTAAAAGAATTAGAAATAATGATAAAGCAAAAAACAATTTTAGAAAAATCAAAAAATGATGAATGTGATCAGAGGATAATCAAAGACAATAAAACAGAAGAATCTTTAATTTTAAAATGA
- a CDS encoding DUF4443 domain-containing protein: MSRATFGKEIHLGEGAVKTLISHLKEAEMIKSVRSGNFLTDKGKKFTSQLQKTIPNECMIGKNSLTQSKNNHAVILKKYAAAVNTGLEQRDYAIMYGSSGCITLVFKNDKFVFPKEDKDCLSKDKKTKQILLEKLNPSDGDIVIISSSDDPFVAEISAKNSALWTIATN, encoded by the coding sequence GTGAGTCGAGCAACTTTTGGAAAAGAAATTCATTTGGGGGAAGGTGCAGTAAAAACACTGATTTCACACCTAAAAGAGGCAGAAATGATCAAGTCAGTAAGATCAGGGAATTTTCTCACAGACAAAGGAAAAAAATTTACATCACAATTACAAAAAACTATTCCAAATGAATGCATGATTGGAAAAAACAGTCTAACTCAGAGTAAAAACAATCATGCAGTTATTCTCAAAAAATATGCTGCTGCAGTAAATACAGGATTAGAACAAAGAGATTATGCTATAATGTATGGTTCATCAGGTTGCATAACACTCGTATTTAAAAACGACAAATTTGTTTTCCCCAAAGAAGATAAGGATTGTCTATCCAAAGATAAAAAGACAAAACAAATTCTTTTAGAAAAATTAAACCCATCAGACGGAGACATAGTCATTATTTCATCATCTGATGATCCATTTGTTGCAGAAATATCTGCCAAAAATTCTGCACTTTGGACGATTGCTACAAATTAA
- a CDS encoding DsbA family protein, whose product MNKVFLLLIPVAIGIIAGSFLAFYPESENNSKKLTASNLIEGGSPALGDSNAPITILEWGDYQCTFCYKFHQNTLDVINDDFIKTGKVKLVFKDFPLNGPDSILAAEASYCAGDQGKYWQYHNELYKNWGGERTGWVTRDSLDSFASTVNLDLETFNKCLDEHKYQNKVNALYDLGREIGIDATPSFLVFNDEKIIKIRGNQPLETFLKTFNEL is encoded by the coding sequence ATGAACAAAGTTTTTCTTCTGCTTATTCCTGTTGCAATAGGAATTATTGCAGGCAGTTTCTTGGCATTTTATCCAGAGTCAGAAAATAATTCTAAAAAATTAACAGCATCAAATCTTATTGAGGGAGGATCTCCAGCATTAGGAGACAGCAATGCTCCAATTACCATTTTGGAGTGGGGAGATTACCAATGCACATTTTGTTATAAATTTCACCAAAACACATTAGATGTGATAAACGATGATTTTATAAAAACGGGCAAGGTAAAACTTGTTTTCAAAGACTTTCCACTCAACGGCCCAGACTCAATATTAGCTGCAGAGGCATCATATTGTGCAGGAGATCAAGGAAAATACTGGCAATATCACAATGAGCTTTACAAGAATTGGGGAGGAGAAAGAACAGGTTGGGTCACCAGAGATTCATTAGACAGTTTTGCATCTACGGTAAACTTAGATTTAGAAACATTCAACAAATGTCTTGATGAGCACAAATATCAAAACAAAGTTAATGCATTATATGATTTAGGAAGAGAAATTGGAATTGATGCTACACCTTCATTTTTGGTATTCAATGATGAGAAAATAATCAAGATAAGAGGCAACCAACCACTAGAGACATTCCTCAAAACATTTAATGAGTTATGA
- the prf1 gene encoding peptide chain release factor aRF-1 produces the protein MGKIEIEKQDSVKIYKIRKTLEELSNKSGRGTELITVYIPKGKQLHEIIGSLQQEQGTADNIKSDLTRSHVVDSLGKVIQRLKLYKKTPERGLVMFCGALPPEEGGPLGSEVVKVWEIDPPKDLNQYLYRCDDHFHVDILKDMLKDDNLIGFLAIDAKDAGWGLLHGDKIEVLAQTGSGVAGKHRQGGQSAKRFQKLREMELTYYFNRVAQTTREYFIDIYPVKGLIISGPGPTKEDFINGNYLEYRLQNNIIATIDSSYSGSEGIREAFAKSSDILGNFRLVEEKKLVEDLFREINGNTGKGSYGLQEVIDFLKNNVVETLIITDNTNLSRVEGKCKRCKHLQEDIVERPDVIPKMTEYSSNPCPSCKAMEVEVNEQDIVDYLELLASKTGSKLEVVSGSAEHGNMLASLGKIGAILRYNPGHTK, from the coding sequence ATGGGCAAAATAGAGATAGAAAAACAAGATTCTGTTAAAATATACAAAATTAGAAAAACATTAGAAGAACTTTCAAACAAATCGGGTCGAGGAACAGAATTAATCACAGTATACATACCTAAAGGAAAACAACTTCATGAAATTATTGGATCACTTCAACAAGAACAAGGTACTGCAGATAATATCAAATCAGATCTTACCAGATCACATGTAGTAGATTCTTTAGGAAAAGTAATTCAAAGACTAAAACTATACAAAAAAACTCCTGAAAGAGGATTAGTAATGTTCTGTGGGGCATTACCGCCAGAGGAAGGTGGCCCATTAGGAAGTGAAGTCGTCAAAGTTTGGGAAATAGATCCTCCAAAAGATTTGAATCAATATCTCTACAGATGTGATGATCATTTTCATGTAGACATTCTAAAAGATATGCTCAAAGATGACAACCTAATTGGGTTTTTAGCAATTGACGCAAAAGATGCAGGGTGGGGATTATTACATGGAGATAAAATCGAAGTGTTGGCCCAAACAGGTTCAGGCGTTGCAGGAAAACACAGACAGGGAGGACAATCTGCAAAAAGATTTCAGAAATTAAGAGAGATGGAATTGACATATTACTTTAACAGAGTGGCACAAACAACAAGAGAGTATTTTATCGACATCTATCCAGTAAAAGGATTAATCATTTCAGGTCCAGGACCTACAAAAGAAGATTTCATCAATGGAAATTATCTTGAATATAGATTACAAAATAACATTATTGCAACAATCGACTCATCGTATTCAGGTTCAGAAGGCATAAGAGAGGCTTTTGCAAAATCTTCAGATATTTTAGGTAATTTCAGACTAGTTGAAGAGAAGAAATTGGTAGAAGATTTATTCAGAGAAATTAACGGAAATACTGGAAAAGGGTCATATGGATTGCAAGAAGTAATTGATTTTCTAAAAAACAACGTAGTTGAAACTTTGATCATCACAGACAACACAAATTTGAGTAGAGTGGAGGGTAAATGCAAACGATGTAAACATCTACAAGAAGATATTGTTGAAAGACCAGATGTAATTCCAAAAATGACAGAGTATTCTAGCAATCCTTGTCCTAGTTGTAAAGCCATGGAAGTTGAGGTAAACGAGCAAGATATTGTAGATTATTTAGAATTGTTAGCATCAAAAACTGGTTCAAAGTTAGAAGTGGTTTCAGGAAGTGCAGAGCATGGAAATATGCTTGCAAGTCTTGGAAAAATTGGTGCGATTTTAAGGTATAATCCAGGACACACTAAATAG
- a CDS encoding HIT domain-containing protein — MTCIFCNILDGKIDGHFLYEDDSHVSFLDKYPIDVGHSLVIPREHHERITDMKPEDVGKVFSLVPKIAKAILTATGADAFSLGQNNGRAAKQIIPHVHIHIIPRYNHKGTVWTKRQISNDDELSELAKKIRSAI; from the coding sequence ATGACTTGTATTTTTTGTAATATTTTAGATGGAAAGATAGATGGCCATTTTTTGTATGAGGATGACTCTCATGTATCATTTTTGGACAAATATCCTATTGATGTTGGTCATAGTTTGGTAATTCCTCGGGAACATCATGAACGCATTACTGATATGAAACCTGAAGATGTTGGAAAAGTTTTCTCGCTAGTTCCAAAGATTGCAAAAGCTATACTAACTGCCACTGGAGCTGATGCATTCAGTCTTGGTCAAAACAATGGTCGTGCTGCAAAACAAATAATTCCACATGTTCATATTCACATCATCCCACGATATAATCATAAAGGAACTGTTTGGACAAAACGACAAATCTCAAATGATGATGAACTCTCAGAACTGGCAAAAAAAATTCGTAGTGCTATTTAG
- the ilvD gene encoding dihydroxy-acid dehydratase has product MEGISSRNVVEGTSRAPQRAMYKAMGLDDNDLSKQMIGVCHTGNEATPCNIHLPRLALKAKEGVSDTGATPREFSTIAVSDGIAMGHEGMKSSLVSREIIADSIELMVRAHQYDALVGIAGCDKSLPGTMMAMARLNIPSVFVYGGTIMPGMLDGKELTVVDVYEAVGAYDSGQLSLEGLKNIENTACPNEGSCGGMFTANTMASISEAIGLALPGSASPPAEDDRREKMVYDTGVACAKLLQMGIRPKEILTFEAFENAITMLNSVGGSTNGILHLLALANEVDIKLTYDDFERVRKKTPHLADMKPGGNYVMNSLDKIGGIPFVLKKLLDKGLLHENCITVTGKTIKENLNSMDLPKTDQQIVRPIENPIHTVGTAVILKGSLAPEGAVIKTAGVEMTKFTGKARVFDREEFAFEAVKRGEIDEGHVVVIRYEGPKGGPGMREMLATTAALVGQGLGKKVAMVTDGRFSGGTRGFMVGHVAPEAYVGGPIALVKNDDEITIDTETNVIDLHVSSEELENRRKQWTPPKPNYTTGALAKFATLVGSAAEGAITKANP; this is encoded by the coding sequence ATGGAGGGAATCTCTAGTAGGAATGTGGTAGAAGGAACTTCTCGTGCACCACAAAGAGCAATGTACAAAGCTATGGGATTAGATGACAATGATTTGTCAAAACAAATGATTGGTGTATGTCACACGGGAAATGAAGCAACACCTTGCAACATTCACCTTCCTAGATTAGCACTTAAAGCAAAAGAAGGTGTTTCAGATACAGGAGCAACACCAAGAGAGTTTTCAACAATTGCAGTAAGTGATGGAATTGCAATGGGACATGAAGGAATGAAATCCTCATTGGTTTCTCGCGAAATTATTGCAGATTCTATTGAATTAATGGTTAGAGCACATCAATACGACGCACTAGTAGGAATTGCAGGATGTGACAAAAGTCTTCCAGGCACTATGATGGCAATGGCAAGATTAAACATTCCATCAGTGTTTGTTTATGGAGGAACCATCATGCCAGGAATGCTAGATGGAAAAGAGCTTACAGTAGTAGATGTCTATGAAGCAGTTGGAGCATACGATTCAGGTCAATTATCATTAGAAGGTCTTAAAAATATTGAAAATACTGCGTGTCCAAATGAAGGATCATGCGGAGGAATGTTTACTGCCAACACAATGGCATCAATTTCAGAAGCTATCGGTCTTGCATTGCCAGGTAGTGCTAGCCCTCCAGCAGAAGACGATAGAAGAGAAAAGATGGTGTATGATACAGGAGTAGCATGTGCAAAATTATTACAGATGGGCATTAGACCTAAAGAAATTCTCACTTTTGAGGCATTTGAAAATGCAATAACTATGTTAAATTCAGTTGGCGGTTCAACAAATGGAATTTTACATTTACTAGCACTTGCAAACGAAGTAGATATCAAATTAACATATGATGATTTTGAGAGAGTTAGGAAAAAAACACCACATCTAGCAGATATGAAACCTGGTGGAAATTATGTAATGAATTCACTTGATAAAATTGGCGGAATTCCATTTGTGTTAAAGAAATTACTTGACAAAGGATTGTTACATGAAAATTGCATTACAGTAACTGGAAAAACAATCAAAGAAAATTTGAATTCAATGGATCTGCCAAAAACAGACCAACAGATTGTAAGACCAATTGAAAACCCCATACACACAGTAGGAACTGCCGTAATCCTCAAAGGCTCACTTGCACCAGAAGGAGCAGTAATCAAAACGGCAGGAGTAGAAATGACGAAGTTTACAGGAAAAGCACGTGTGTTTGACAGAGAGGAATTTGCTTTTGAGGCTGTAAAAAGAGGTGAGATTGACGAAGGCCATGTAGTTGTAATCAGATATGAAGGACCAAAAGGAGGTCCAGGAATGAGAGAAATGTTAGCCACAACTGCTGCATTAGTAGGTCAAGGATTGGGCAAAAAAGTTGCAATGGTAACAGATGGACGATTCTCAGGAGGAACTAGAGGATTCATGGTAGGCCATGTAGCACCTGAAGCATACGTAGGAGGACCAATAGCACTTGTAAAAAATGATGATGAAATCACAATAGATACAGAAACCAATGTAATTGATCTTCATGTGTCATCTGAAGAACTAGAAAACAGAAGAAAGCAATGGACACCACCAAAACCAAATTACACAACAGGCGCTTTGGCAAAATTTGCAACACTTGTAGGTTCTGCTGCAGAAGGCGCAATAACAAAAGCTAACCCATAG